In the Phaseolus vulgaris cultivar G19833 chromosome 7, P. vulgaris v2.0, whole genome shotgun sequence genome, one interval contains:
- the LOC137828525 gene encoding RNA pseudouridine synthase 5 gives MACRRKFGIPWPECNDGLSYDDVVRSSDSGLTLIEFYFTKYKSSAPLQGWLQRIKSGQITFDGRVVTDSSTVLRVGSKLVYHRLPWKEPDAPHMIEVLYEDDEMIALNKPSGLQVLPGGLFQQRTVLTQLQWEANLHKKPHPVPVHRLGRGTSGILLCAKTKLARARLASYFADGTSHIGGKRDTNGEIGKIAKIYRGLASGIVENDEVTINQPIGVVKYPGVAKGLYVASQSGKPALSVVGILERNVQENSTLVQVKIQSGRPHQIRIHLSFIGHPLLGDPLYGDGGQPKCLDCDSIDESFAEDGGYQRPTKPVPGDCGYNLHAHKLVLSHPLTNELIEITAPLPSVLQTPEEAKEIGAMEQTA, from the exons atgGCGTGCCGTAGGAAATTTGGAATTCCTTGGCCTGAATGCAACGACGGTCTCTCCTACGACGACGTCGTTCGATCCTCTGATTCTG GGTTGACTCTGATAGAGTTTTACTTTACCAAGTACAAAAGTTCTGCTCCCTTGCAAGG tTGGTTGCAGCGTATAAAAAGTGGGCAG ATAACATTTGATGGAAGAGTTGTTACTGATTCCAGCACAGTCCTCAG AGTTGGCTCAAAGCTAGTCTATCATAGACTTCCTTGGAAGGAACCTGATGCACCACATATGATTGAAGTATTGTATGAAGATGATGAGATG ATTGCTCTGAATAAACCTTCTGGCTTGCAAGTTCTGCCTGGAGGGCTCTTCCAGCAAAGGACAGTTTTGACACAGCTTCAATGGGAAGCCAACTTGCACAAAAAGCCTCATCCTGTTCCAGTACATCGCCTAGGGAGGGGAACTTCAG GAATTTTGTTATGTGCAAAGACAAAATTAGCCAGAGCTCGTCTTGCATCTTATTTTGCTGATGGAACTTCTCACATTGGAGGAAAAAG AGATACAAACGGGGAAATTGGGAAGATTGCAAAGATATACAGAGGACTTGCGAGTGGGATAGTGGAGAATGATGAG GTGACTATCAATCAACCAATTGGAGTAGTTAAATATCCAGGTGTTGCTAAAGGGTTATACGTTGCCTCTCAATCAG GAAAACCAGCACTCAGTGTAGTGGGCATTCTTGAGAGAAACGTACAAGAAAACAGCACATTGGTCCAG GTTAAGATTCAGTCTGGACGGCCACATCAAATCCGTATTCATCTTTCTTTCATAGGGCATCCTCTGTTAG GTGATCCCCTCTATGGTGATGGCGGGCAACCTAAATGCTTAGATTGTGACTCTATAGATGAGAGCTTTGCTGAAGATGG GGGCTATCAAAGGCCTACCAAACCAGTTCCTGGAGATTGTGGGTATAACTTGCATGCACATAAATTGGTTCTCTCTCATCCATTAACTAACGAG TTAATTGAAATCACTGCACCCCTTCCTTCCGTCCTCCAGACACCTGAAGAGGCTAAAGAAATTGGTGCTATGGAGCAGACTGCTTAA